The Palaemon carinicauda isolate YSFRI2023 chromosome 20, ASM3689809v2, whole genome shotgun sequence DNA segment ttggggaactagagtatgcagatgactcTCTTcgtattagcaaaacgccacagaacTTACAAAGCTTGtttacaaaatacatgaaatatcacatgaggatgggctcaagatgaatagaagaaagacagagattatgagaacggaatatgcagtggaaatTGAAATACCATTTATAAATTgagaattatgatctctaatacagggtataTAGAATTGGAGTTtgaggaaagattgaaaaaaagaacaaaatcagccaatggctaggttaagtaaaatttggaaatcaaattgcctgaaattctatatcaaaatcagactatataacagtttagtgagatcggtatttctctatggacatgagtcatggtatgacaatgaaacaatctccaatagttttattagatttgagaacaaagccctcagaaggattttgggagttaaatggcaggacgggattagaaatgaaagtacaaTAGAGAAAACTCAATTGCCATATGGGAAGGGgttgatgaagatggtttgggcttgctcttcgcactcctcagagATTAGTTctctaaacttttaactgggctctccaaagcactagaagaggtggaaaacccaagcctacatagctgaggactataaagcctgaagtagaagatgatgaagggaaaagtattgatttaaaagctcaagattgagacgactggcgaaatctaacctaggccctttgcatcaaatattattattattattattattttattattattattattattattattattattatcatcttcatcgttatcaatttttttatcatcatcatcatcatcattattattattattattattattattattattattattagataagctacaagcctagttggtaaACTAAGATgcgaaaagcccaagggctccaacaggaaaaaatagcccagtgaggaaaggaaatgaggaaataaataaacgatataatgtTGCTAATTATTTTTTCTGCTAAATTATGCTGGTGTTTCTTTGTATTTATGAAAGGTAATCTTTAAACAAATGTTTTAATCATTTCTTTGAAGACTTCAATAACATTCATGTGATTGATGACGTCTGTATACAAGCGGAAGTATtccatttgtcttttttttcacaTTACTAATGCAAAAAGTGTATACTTTCATGTCTGCACAATTACAATGTAGTTATGTATTTAAATGAATGAAGAATAAGAACAGCATTTACTTTATGTTATGCAATGACTGTTAACAATTGTAAAATTGCAACTTTTTACTGTTGTCTCTAACGACTTTTTTGTAGTAATCTGAAGTATATATGAAatcacattatcaatactgagatccggatgttgaggagccactatacatgacctgcttacaatcatactttgattttgttaggattcatctccatataccataatttgcatcatgcactaattttagctagatctctattaatgaaatcagtaaccccagatctacattcagaagattggaattgatgcaaagagagtagcatcatctgcatatacaacgagctcgtttgctaggctaaaccacatgtcatgtgtatataatatgaaaactaatgggccaagaacactagtctgaataacaccagatatcacattcctatactatctatggtgctcatcaacaacaactctttgcgatctattacttaaaaattcaataatgatgctaagaaatgacccaccccctcccaactgtttgagttttaaaaacAAGAACCTCGTGGttaacacggtaaaaggcagcactaaaatcaaggccaatcatacgaacttcctgaccacaatcaagggatttctgtacagcattgaagattgcaagaagggcatcacatgctccaaggcctttacgaaaaccaaattacaaactacgaaacagatgattaccttcagcagaccTATTAAGATGTTTGGACAAAAAactttcaaaagctttagataatatgggagttatggaaattgggcggtaatcagttggacttgagctaccacaaacacatttacatagtggagtaacattaccaattctccaacaagtgctaaaagctcctcttcttgctaacttatgtaaaataacagatacctttggagctaagaaatttgcagtctttaaaaataacaaaggaaaaataccatttgggtctatacctccataagcatcaagatccatcaaaatAGCagtaatttcacaagatcgaaaatctaaactagttagcttagcctcaggaaaacaggaataagatagttcgagtttctcattactctgcttactgtcaaacacatctgccaaaagggttgacttttcctttggatagtgagcgtcagagctatctggtttaagtaaagctagaactgttgcatctacaccaaagaatgtagatttaagggtagtccaccacttatgctcttgggttgtaacagaaagggtttcttttatcgttagattttattctttttcagttgaagcataaactcttagcaaaagctctaagctgaatcaAATAAGatgttttacccttaccaagatgataggcctcctgattctccaaataaccacgtctacaattatcattgaaccatggtttgtccttcactcagtaccttaccacacgagaagggatacgcctatcaattatgttgactaaattctcattcaaagggagaacaggatcaacactaatataaaattgtgacaaattcaagcctaaaaggtcatgcaaaatctcattccagtgtgctagagatttcatataaatcctacatgagtatgatacatcaaggtCAGGCTGCTCAGTCTACAgtacactactaatgaaatcaaggcatgatcagatgtctcggtTACGGGCTgccagcgcaagagcccgtgtcttacaaaAGGtgaggcaatctacacacacacacactcagatgtcccaactggagaaccaaccttacttatgATAACGCCAGGGAAGttagtgtatatgaggtccaagcagatatcagacctgtgagtatcctcacttatatatatatatgtatatatatatatatatatatatatatatatatatatatatatatatatatgtgtgtgtgtgtgtgtatatatgtgtgtgtgagagtgtacgTGTCTGTACCCGTGTCGTTGAGTGTCAGGGATTCTGTCtaatggagagtgaatttatgaaatattgtttggatatcCTAGCCCTAAGCgaaacacgttgtaagaggatTACTTGGGAAAAGCAGATGGAGTTGTAAGAGAAGGGGTAGGTAtgatgcaatatgagtattatagtttgctacgcACCAACTAATGACTCgttagaagaaaggaaagattaatcctatgaagaactgcagaatataatagatgagattccggagagagatatgaaaattgtcatAGGCGACTTCATTGCTAAAGCTGAAAGGAATAAtctaggtatagagaatgtgatgggtgtcaagggtcttggctaagttgcaaataaaaatggagcatgtTTCATAAGTTTGTGTTCAACAAGCAATctcgtcattggaggtactcttttccagcacaaaggaATACACAgttatacaaggacttcaccatatggcaattataaaaatcagatagatcacattaccattattaAATAGAGAAGGAGTACTCTGAGAAataaaagaaactatagaggtgcagatattgatattgGCCCaaagctccttattgccacaattaaattaaaactgaaagcacccaacaggcaTGTAGaaagaatacttaggtttgatacaactaagcttctagaagatgaacacatttgaatgtaggaatcgatttgcagtcttagagactttgagaggcgaagagcagacaattattgaagaatggtgtgataataaaaacatatatcagttagttggttgtgaagttttgggatagggagttaaaaggagaaagccatggatatcaaatgatatgttgtatactataaaaaggagatagagACAAAAATAGATTGTTGAAAGTGTTCAAGGAAGTGATggaaattacaatgtagagcatgctaagtactccagtactgatggtgaggtcaaaagaaaagccgtgaataactggagagaatatttagacaggaaagcttaaagaaattttaataaaatctgtactggagcaaagaagaacaAGCATTTACCcataaaaagagagatgaatctgctataacaacagaagataaagaaagacaacattgggtggaacactttagtgaagtcatgaataggaaatacgatgggaataatttgataaatatacttgaagctgaggaaaaccttgatgtgaccatgaatgaattcagtgtgtttgaagtcgaagctataattaaaaaactcaagagatggaaatcccTTGGATGCAATGGAGAGGCaacacctgatgaatgggagttaggagttagGTGTGTTGggggaaatgaaaaagaaagacctgactgattgcaataattacataggcatcagACTTACGTCAGATGTTATGagagtatatagtatgcttattctaaagagactggataaaaaaaaaatatgaaaagctgagagatgaacaaagaggattcagaaaaggtagaagtagtaCTGACCAAATTATAATTTTTAGGCATGCtttacaacaatgcgtagaatatatgaATCCAccttcgatggcatttgtggactatgaaatggACTTTGATAGTGGTGTGCACCAGCTAGTTTTATGGATAGTCTCGCGCTATTAttgatttcctcttaaatatgtgacttTGATTAATCCTTTTCTAAGCATAGCAAgtaaaaagttaatgttagtgtagttctatcaaaggaatttccagtgaatagaagagtactctaagggaatgtgttgtaacctctgcggtttatcctcctcatggattttgtaatccgtAGAACAGTCGaaaatggtagagaaggattggaatggattagtaataggaaattagaagaattagagtatgctgatgctgcTGTTATTATTACCAGAACACTAAAGGATTTACTGTgattgcttaccggaatgcatgaaatatcacacgaggttgagctcaagataaataaaagaaagattgagataatgagaacggaatatgctatggaagatgaaatatcattggatggagaaaggattaatgaagtagaatcatttacgtatttaggaactatgatctccaatacaggatgtttagaatcagagtttaatgaaagattgacaaaagtaaatcagacaatggcaagcttaagtaaaatttggatatcaaatcgccttaaattacatgtaAAATCAGACCATATACAAGTTTAGTGACAACGGcatcactgtatggacatgagtcatggtatgataataaaacaatctccaacagattcagtAGCTTTGAGAACAgagcaacagatttagtagatttgagaacaaagccctcagaaggatattgggaattaaatggcaggacaagattagaaatgaaactataagagagatttctcaagggctatatattgatgagatcatggtgaggggtaggtacAGATGGTTCGGGTATGTTCTTCGCACTTcctacgagagattagttcaccaaacgattaACTGCTcaccacaaggcgctagaagagctggaagaccaaggcctacatggctcatggctgaggactatgaagcgtgaagtaggagatgatgaaaggagaagtattgaattaaaagctcaagatagagatgactggcgagatTTAATCGAGGGCATTTGCATCATTAggcatatgaggagatgatgagtatgatgatgacgatgatgatgatatatctatctatctatatatatatatatatatatatatatatatatatatatatatatatatatatatatatatatatatatatatatgtatatatatatatatatacatacatatatacatacatatatattagtatatatacagtatatatatatatatatatatatatatatatatatatatattatatatatattatatatatatattatatatatatatatatatatatatatatatatatatatatatatatatatatatatgtatatattgaaactTATGGCTGAGTAAGATATCTTTTGATTGACAAAAGTAGGTCTTTAATATCTTTCTTCGCCAACTGATAGCTAGTAGGGAAATAAAACATTCCATAAAGAATTGATCAGAAACCAAAATATTGTACCTTTCTGGCGCTACACTTTCCAAAGATGAATTATGTGGATGGCAAAAAAGttcaaatacaagcacacacacggaCAAATAtagttgtgtttatatataaatatatatatatatatatatatacacacacatatatatatatatatatatatatatatatatatatatatatacacacacacacacacacatatatatatatatatatatatatatatatatatatatatatatatatatatatgtctgtgtgttacCTAGTTttgacttggtcagggttcgaatgcTTGGTTGACCAGAAGCTATAATCATAATGTTGAATTcgtcttgggtctctgatccctaggcaGAGCGAATTTTATATTAACAGGTATATGtgatttatatgaataaatgaaaataatgagtaaatatgacaagttatcatatatataatatttataaatgtgtgtgtattgtgtatattttgtgtgtatatgtttatatgtatatatatatatatatatatatatatatatatatatatatgtatatttatatatatatatatatatatatatatatatatatatatatatatatatgtacatacataaatatatatatatatatatatatatatatgtatatatatatatatatatatatatgtatatatatatatatgtacatacataaatatatatatatatatatatatatatatatatatatatatatatatatatgtatatttatatttatatatatatatatatatatatatatatatatatatatatatatatatgtatatttatatatatatatatatatatatatatatatatatatatatatatgtacatacataaatatatatatatatatatatatatatatatatatatatatatatatatatgtatatatatatatatatatatatatgtatatatatatatatgtacatacataaatatatatatatatatatatatatatatatatatatatgtatatttatatttatatatatatatatatatatatatatatatatatatatgtatatttatatttatatatatatatatatatatatacacatatatatatatgtatatatatatatatacacatatatatatatgtatatatatatatatatatattcttgaaaaactttacaacgtaattggaaaattaatacaaagcataattatcttattttaatgaaaccttcataaaattatgaactttgaaaactttaattaaacaacgaagaaattgaatatataataaaaatggtttcatgtattgctgctcaaattaaaaccaatgctgttgttgctgctgtcgaagatgatcgcattaatggaggtcaaagcgatggtcaagcatctccaacttccaattaccattttcaagaacCCCTAGAAAAGTATAAAATACCAAATATCAGTTACGCTTCAAGTGGTGACTTAAAATTATCGAAATcactaataaaatattcaaacataggaatgccattccaatatatatattgtatcaataatggatttcacttaacattatcaaataataattacctaaaggcaatggtccactttgcgtattaagtatatcactagtatacaacgagccaaattgacagtaaggccgaacgaataaccacctaagtagtaaaaacaactaatgtaaataaactactaattaacgtaaaagtggcaaaaatgagagaataccaaaatatgatacaaaatttaatttatctaaccagctcaaagtaactgaagataaatgaatctctcaattatgactgggaaattataatatggcaattccataaaaattgtaaatgatatgaattttaaccaagggtatatttatttgtgggggctaaaaagcaaagcaagggactttcattatcaaatgaactatggattataattcacaaaatttaaatgacctttaaaatgatgacgtacctcacaacccataccgtccgtgtatgctgttcgtaaatgaaacaaatcacaatttctgtgttggctcttgatgaggcttccaagaagaaggcaacgtaagatgcggatccatggtacagatcacttatattttcaccatgacgataaagaggccagcaaatccaatgttgtcactggtgaagatggctaagaactaactatattttcatggaaagccgtccacttctcctttctgtaagaaatgtataacgagcagcaagtctcttcaacgaccccaaccatcttaagttttaacaggttattaaggaattgtcatcattttatgtaaaccaaaaatatttaagtactaaaaatgaaagttaaaataaaaacaatcctttacaaacttaccaaattaccatattataaaaagaaacagaaaacaaaaaataactttgttatttttcAACACTCCCGGGTAAGAAATCAAAATTACAtaagaattatgtaaatttgatcaaataaagaaaaaaaatattagtctgAAATATCATCGTTTAAAATGCTTTTGAATTTTTGCCGTGATATCTCAGCAGCTTTTCTCTGTGGACGTTTTctagaaacgtccatgcctggaatctcttctttcgatgctacagcatcctcatcatcatcatctgatgcTACAGCATCCTCATCAGACTCCTTCCTTAAGAGTGGTATTAAAGAAGTAACATGCCTTTTAGTTATTTCATTGGTTTTACCCTTCAGAACATTCGCAGCAGTTACCTCTCCgttgatattcttgaaaacttctttgaCAATTCCCATAGGATAATTAACAGGTTTATATCCATCATCCTTAATCAGCACAATATCGCCGATACTGATTTGTTTATGGTTTACAGGAGCATATCTATCCTTCTTATCAGTAGCTTGTTTAATTAAAGTGTTCATGAATTCCCGATGATAGATTTCCAGCAAGTTAGTTCTAATTTGTTTCAGCTTCTCATaagatgttttaattttatgtACAACATCAAAGGCAACCTGAAAATCCTCATCAGAATCAGGGTCAGCTTGTAATGCGGGAACAATATTCAAAGAGACCAATGAATATCCATGAATAAGTTCCTCTGGCGTTATAGGGGTTGGTACATTATTAGAACAATCTCTTAATGCTTCTTTAAATGCAATCGGCCTTCTATTGATCAAATGTACAGCATGACAAACAAGATATTCAAAATCCCTAAATTCAATGACATTATTTTTGATTGACTTCCGTATCATATGCTTGGTCATTTTGACTACGCTCTCAACCAATCCTCCAAGCTGACTGCAGCCCTTATAGTACTGTTGAAAATGGACTTTCTCAACATTATTATCAGTTAAATACTGAACAGTCTCGGCATCCTTCAGGAAATCCTGAATAATATTGGCTCCTGCTACTATTTGCGTACCCAAATCACTTACTATAAACTGAGGGACTCCATATTCAAAAGAATACAGTGACAAAGCACGCAAAAACTCTTCAACTGTCATATCCATACAGATCTTAAGATTAACTGCTCGTGTGAACATGCATGAAATAACAATGATCCAAACCTTGACTTTATCTTTCCCTTGTCTCACAAAAAATGGACCACAATAATCAATGTATACATTACCATAAGGTTTATCAGATGGACTCAATCTAAATTCCCTATAGGCTAATTGATTAAGTTTGACAGGTCTTTGGTTATATCTCCGGCATACAACACATTCCTTCAGAATCCTTTTAACTGTTGAGAAGAATTTTGGTATCCAGAATTTCCTACGTAATTCTGTCAAAAGGGCATAGCAACCAGCATGTTTCAAAAGCAAATGTTCATCCAATATAATAAGTTTTGTTAGAGTACTCTCTCTTGATAAAAGAATAGGATAAGTTTGGTTGGTTACACTACGCTTCTCATTAAATTTACAATTCACTCTTATTAAATTATGAGTGTCTGGATACAAATTCAACTGTGATATCAAATTAGGCATAGCCATCTTGGTTTTAGAGTTACTACTTAAATAGTCAATAACATCTGGAAAATTTATTTGTTGATCCCTAGAGATGATTTGAGTCAAAGCCTTAGAGCGGAGGTCCTTCTTATCAAAGCCATGTGACTTGTTTATAAACCCTTTCCATCGATCCCAGCATTCCAGAACTTTCGCATGTATAGATATCAacttattcatatttgaatatctatctagAGGTATTAAGTGCTCTAGTTTTACAATTTGGCTTTCTTTTATACTGGTTGATGCACTATGTGCCTCAATGGTTTCTAAATTCTCGACCATTGGTACCTTGAAACCTAAAATGTCACTTCTACTAGCTTGATCGAGATCACGTATATTGGGACCCTTGTGGTAATTAGACTTCATTAAGCTTTTGAATGACAGACATCGTGTAATTTTGTCGGCTGGGTTGTCCATTCCACTCACGAAGGAGAATCCAACACTTCTCCCCTCACATAGCTTTATTATATGATTCAGTTTGTTCATTACGAACACTGACCTTTTCTGCATTTTATCAAACCTATGAGAAAATGATTTAAGCCACGACAGGGCAACAAAACTATCTGAGAATAGCCCCAAGTCAACTATTTTGATGGGCACCAGGCACTGTGTGCCACTCAGTTCATTATAGGTATCCAACAAAACCTCTGTACCCAAACATATAGCCTGTAATTCGAGTGAAGGAATGGACTTTTCATGCAATTTGGATCCAATGAGTCTGTTTTTCGCTAATACAAAGCTTCTTTCACCACTtcttatattgcataaatatacaaCAACTCCATAAACTCTTTTGCTAGCATCAACATAAGCCTCAAGTTTATATTCATCTGTCCTTTCACCAACACATCTCTGAAGCTCAAAAACAGGAGCAGAATTTACTTGGtttgcaatatttttccattccttttgTTGAAAGTCTCTAAGTTGTGTATCCCATCCAAGCGTCCTCTCACATTGCAAGTCCTGCATAAAAAGTCTAGCTCTGTTAAGAAGAGGACCATTTATGTTGAAGACATCATAATTAGATGCAATGGATCGCAAAATTTCCCTCTTTGTCTTAGCCTTTTCATCAAGGCACAATTTCCTGGTTGAAATTGTTTCACTCCCTCGATTCCAGATCATCCCAAGTAATTTCACCTCCATCTCAGATTTCTTGCATCCTACATCCGATTGCATATTTTCTCCATCAATTTTATCTTGTAGTGTAGAATCATTAGAAAACATCTGCTGTAGTTCAAATTTGTAAGGACCAAAATTACCCTGTAAAATCTCATATATCCAATTCAAGGTTTCAGATGATTCACAAGTAAATCCACCATTTTCCATATAGAAGAGCTGATACATTATCCATTTTGCATTTCTTAGTCTAGGATTATCATTCTTGCTATCCAGtactaaaattttgaaaagagcCAACATCAAAATTGTAGGACT contains these protein-coding regions:
- the LOC137659523 gene encoding uncharacterized protein → MTKHMIRKSIKNNVIEFRDFEYLVCHAVHLINRRPIAFKEALRDCSNNVPTPITPEELIHGYSLVSLNIVPALQADPDSDEDFQVAFDVVHKIKTSYEKLKQIRTNLLEIYHREFMNTLIKQATDKKDRYAPVNHKQISIGDIVLIKDDGYKPVNYPMGIVKEVFKNINGEVTAANVLKGKTNEITKRHVTSLIPLLRKESDEDAVASDDDDEDAVASKEEIPGMDVSRKRPQRKAAEISRQKFKSILNDDISD
- the LOC137659971 gene encoding uncharacterized protein, which produces MPLLWNEKSCHLLGQNFNLAKAVLRSNTRKLQRNKANLELMNENFKEQAKLGIIERVPNLERYMDEHPECSFLAHMGVFRLDWETTKCRVVFLSNVCEPSRSSVMMVNHNQAMYAGPSLNQKITSAMLHLRFGSKLLIFDIKKAFNQIALSELDQQKLLFLWYKNVKKGDFSIVAYKNVRLPFGLRCSPTILMLALFKILVLDSKNDNPRLRNAKWIMYQLFYMENGGFTCESSETLNWIYEILQGNFGPYKFELQQMFSNDSTLQDKIDGENMQSDVGCKKSEMEVKLLGMIWNRGSETISTRKLCLDEKAKTKREILRSIASNYDVFNINGPLLNRARLFMQDLQCERTLGWDTQLRDFQQKEWKNIANQVNSAPVFELQRCVGERTDEYKLEAYVDASKRVYGVVVYLCNIRSGERSFVLAKNRLIGSKLHEKSIPSLELQAICLGTEVLLDTYNELSGTQCLVPIKIVDLGLFSDSFVALSWLKSFSHRFDKMQKRSVFVMNKLNHIIKLCEGRSVGFSFVSGMDNPADKITRCLSFKSLMKSNYHKGPNIRDLDQASRSDILGFKVPMVENLETIEAHSASTSIKESQIVKLEHLIPLDRYSNMNKLISIHAKVLECWDRWKGFINKSHGFDKKDLRSKALTQIISRDQQINFPDVIDYLSSNSKTKMAMPNLISQLNLYPDTHNLIRVNCKFNEKRSVTNQTYPILLSRESTLTKLIILDEHLLLKHAGCYALLTELRRKFWIPKFFSTVKRILKECVVCRRYNQRPVKLNQLAYREFRLSPSDKPYGNVYIDYCGPFFVRQGKDKVKVWIIVISCMFTRAVNLKICMDMTVEEFLRALSLYSFEYGVPQFIVSDLGTQIVAGANIIQDFLKDAETVHTIRAAVSLEDWLRA